Proteins encoded together in one Undibacterium sp. CCC3.4 window:
- a CDS encoding peptidylprolyl isomerase: MKIVKNSVVTARYTLSDAQDNLIEEGQEPMVYLHGGYDNIFPKIEEALEGKEAGFSTILQLNPEDAFGDYDATLVKVETRDRFPSPLEVGMQFEGTPEQAEPSDEEDSMLFTVTDIADDKVVLDGNHPLAGIALRFSVTVEAVREASDEEIAHGHVHGAHAHHHDEEDEDDSGNEYRTHSLH; encoded by the coding sequence ATGAAGATTGTCAAAAATTCAGTTGTTACTGCCCGCTATACCTTATCCGACGCGCAAGATAACCTGATCGAAGAAGGTCAGGAGCCGATGGTGTACCTGCATGGTGGCTATGACAATATCTTCCCGAAAATCGAAGAAGCGCTTGAAGGTAAAGAAGCCGGCTTCTCCACAATTTTGCAATTGAACCCAGAAGATGCCTTTGGCGATTACGATGCGACCCTGGTGAAAGTAGAGACACGCGATCGTTTCCCTTCGCCACTGGAAGTCGGGATGCAGTTCGAGGGCACGCCCGAGCAGGCAGAGCCGTCGGATGAAGAAGATAGCATGCTGTTTACGGTGACCGACATCGCTGATGACAAAGTTGTCCTCGATGGCAATCACCCGCTGGCCGGCATTGCCTTGCGTTTTTCTGTAACGGTTGAAGCGGTACGCGAAGCCAGTGATGAAGAAATTGCTCACGGTCATGTTCATGGCGCGCATGCGCATCATCACGATGAGGAAGATGAAGATGACAGCGGCAACGAATACCGCACTCATTCACTGCACTGA
- a CDS encoding cupin domain-containing protein, whose product MKKNLLPLTLLGGITAEQFFQEYWHKKPLLIRQAIPGFVPPLSQEQLFDLTGREDVESRLVSCFNSHWEMQNGPIAALPRKENKDWTLLVQGVNLHERAADDLLRQFRFLPDARLDDLMISYAADGGGVGPHFDSYDVFLLQAQGLRKWQIGAQKDLSLIDGMPLKILKKFTPEQEFILEPGDMLYLPPHYAHDGIAIGECMTCSIGFRAPSFQEIGVAFLQFMSDSIDLPGRYADPELQPSAAPAELDHALIAQISEQIQHIRFTPEDITIFIGEYLSAPKASVFFNAPEKALTPKRFAAAAQKKGLRLALKTTMLYRDEHVFINGESFAVDEHDQVILNRLANQRCLAGTDLLQASDDVMEAFCLWTEDGWLELA is encoded by the coding sequence ATGAAAAAAAACCTCCTCCCCCTGACACTGCTCGGCGGAATTACCGCGGAACAATTCTTCCAAGAATATTGGCACAAAAAGCCTTTATTAATCCGCCAAGCTATTCCTGGCTTCGTGCCGCCGCTCAGCCAGGAGCAATTATTTGACTTGACCGGCCGCGAAGACGTCGAATCGCGTCTGGTCAGTTGTTTTAATAGTCACTGGGAAATGCAGAACGGCCCTATTGCTGCGCTACCACGCAAAGAAAACAAAGACTGGACCTTACTGGTACAGGGTGTGAACTTGCATGAGCGCGCGGCCGACGACTTGTTACGCCAATTCCGCTTCCTTCCCGATGCCCGCCTCGACGACTTGATGATCAGCTACGCGGCCGACGGCGGCGGTGTGGGGCCGCACTTCGATTCTTACGATGTGTTCTTGCTTCAAGCGCAGGGACTACGCAAATGGCAAATCGGCGCACAAAAAGATTTATCGCTGATCGATGGCATGCCGCTCAAAATTCTGAAAAAATTCACGCCCGAGCAAGAATTCATCCTCGAGCCGGGCGACATGCTGTACTTGCCGCCTCACTATGCGCATGACGGCATTGCCATCGGCGAATGCATGACTTGCTCCATCGGTTTTCGCGCTCCCTCGTTTCAGGAAATCGGCGTCGCCTTTTTGCAATTTATGTCTGACAGCATAGATTTGCCAGGTCGTTATGCCGACCCCGAACTCCAGCCCAGCGCAGCCCCGGCCGAACTCGACCACGCGCTGATCGCACAAATCAGCGAACAAATCCAGCATATCCGCTTCACGCCGGAAGACATCACGATTTTCATCGGCGAATATCTGTCTGCACCTAAAGCCAGCGTATTTTTCAACGCACCCGAAAAAGCCCTGACACCGAAGCGTTTCGCTGCAGCGGCACAGAAGAAGGGTTTGCGTCTTGCACTGAAAACGACCATGTTGTACCGCGACGAGCACGTGTTTATTAACGGTGAGTCATTTGCGGTTGACGAACATGATCAAGTCATACTCAATCGTTTGGCTAATCAGCGCTGTCTGGCCGGGACCGATTTACTGCAAGCGTCTGACGATGTGATGGAAGCTTTTTGCTTATGGACCGAAGATGGCTGGCTGGAATTAGCTTGA
- a CDS encoding chemotaxis protein, protein MSSVQQEVDERTNLTGSNKFELLLFRLGGDAAGDRSELFGINVFKVREIVAMPAITAVAGSLPHMLGVVNLRGQIIPVIDLPAVVGCTPKTGLNIMLVTEYARTTQGFAVESVEEIVRLDWNQVLSAESSAVGGMVTSIARLDGDTENTRLAQVLDVEQILRQITPSDTKDIDPETIGDRLQMKEGSVILAADDSAVARSLIEQALGAIGAPYIMTKTGKEAWDKLQLLAAAATTEGKSLRDKVAMVLTDLEMPEMDGFTLTRKIKQDERYKGLPVIIHSSLSGQTNEEHIKTVGADAYVAKFVAEELAAAIRKVLAK, encoded by the coding sequence ATGAGTTCTGTACAACAAGAAGTGGACGAACGTACCAATCTCACTGGTTCCAACAAGTTTGAATTGCTATTGTTCAGATTGGGTGGCGACGCCGCCGGTGACCGGTCTGAATTATTCGGCATTAATGTTTTTAAGGTCAGAGAAATCGTCGCGATGCCAGCCATCACGGCGGTAGCCGGTTCCTTGCCACACATGTTGGGCGTGGTCAATTTGCGTGGGCAAATCATTCCTGTGATCGATTTGCCGGCCGTGGTCGGTTGCACGCCGAAAACGGGCTTGAATATTATGCTCGTTACCGAATATGCGCGCACGACCCAAGGTTTTGCGGTGGAATCGGTGGAAGAGATCGTGCGCCTTGATTGGAATCAAGTGCTGTCAGCCGAAAGCAGTGCAGTCGGTGGCATGGTGACGAGCATTGCTCGTCTCGATGGCGATACGGAGAATACCCGGTTAGCCCAAGTACTGGATGTCGAACAGATCTTACGTCAGATTACCCCTTCAGATACCAAAGACATTGACCCGGAAACCATCGGCGATCGTTTGCAGATGAAAGAAGGCTCGGTCATTCTGGCGGCCGATGATTCTGCCGTAGCGCGTAGCTTGATTGAACAAGCGCTCGGGGCCATTGGTGCACCCTACATCATGACCAAGACCGGCAAGGAAGCCTGGGACAAGCTGCAGTTGCTCGCCGCAGCGGCGACCACTGAGGGTAAGTCTTTGCGCGACAAGGTCGCCATGGTGCTGACAGATTTGGAAATGCCGGAAATGGATGGCTTTACGCTGACGCGTAAAATCAAGCAAGATGAACGCTATAAAGGCTTGCCTGTAATCATACACTCCTCTTTGTCTGGTCAAACCAATGAAGAGCATATCAAAACTGTCGGCGCAGATGCCTATGTGGCGAAGTTTGTGGCGGAAGAATTGGCGGCGGCGATTCGAAAAGTGCTGGCCAAGTAA
- the ppnN gene encoding nucleotide 5'-monophosphate nucleosidase PpnN produces the protein MEYEVIDTQISPEGRMEVLSKLEVAMLLDHSHGGLYQVFRNCALAVLNCGSGLDDGKELLERYKTFQVSIIERERGIKLEVKGAPASAFVNGVMIKGIQEHLFAVLRDILFIQAQLSDGPFDLVSSEGITDAVFHVLRNANLLHPQVNPNLVVCWGGHSISGPEYDYTKQVGYELGLRALDICTGCGPGAMKGPMKGATIGHAKQRITHNRYLGFTEPGIIAAEAPNPIVNELVILPDIEKRLEAFVRCGHAVIVFPGGAGTAEEILYLLGILLHPDNADMPFPLIFTGPASAAAYFTQIDRFIADTLGAPAQALYQIIIGDPVLVAQTVAQGIAQVRAYRKAEGDAYYFNWMLKIDAEFQKPFEPTHQNMRNLALHKNQERHLLAANLRRAFSGIVAGNVKNQGIRAIEQHGHFEIAGDTAMMEAMDSLLTSFVVQNRMKLPGKAYTPCYRVIK, from the coding sequence ATGGAATATGAAGTGATCGATACCCAAATTTCGCCCGAAGGTCGGATGGAAGTTTTGTCCAAGCTCGAAGTGGCCATGTTGTTGGACCACAGTCATGGCGGCTTATACCAAGTGTTTCGAAATTGTGCATTGGCAGTTTTGAATTGCGGCAGCGGACTCGATGATGGCAAAGAATTGCTTGAACGTTATAAGACGTTTCAAGTAAGTATCATTGAGCGCGAGCGCGGCATCAAACTCGAAGTAAAAGGGGCACCGGCCAGCGCCTTCGTTAATGGCGTAATGATCAAAGGCATACAGGAACACTTATTCGCGGTCTTGCGCGATATCTTGTTTATTCAAGCGCAATTGTCCGATGGCCCATTCGATTTAGTGAGCTCCGAAGGCATCACCGATGCGGTGTTCCATGTTTTGCGTAACGCCAATTTATTGCATCCACAAGTCAATCCTAATCTGGTCGTTTGCTGGGGTGGTCACTCGATCTCTGGTCCGGAGTACGATTACACCAAGCAAGTCGGCTATGAGCTTGGCTTGCGTGCCCTCGACATCTGTACCGGCTGTGGTCCGGGCGCGATGAAGGGACCGATGAAGGGGGCCACCATAGGTCATGCCAAGCAGCGCATCACGCATAATCGTTACCTCGGTTTCACCGAGCCTGGCATCATCGCTGCCGAAGCCCCTAACCCTATCGTCAATGAATTGGTGATACTGCCGGATATAGAAAAACGCCTCGAGGCGTTTGTACGCTGTGGTCATGCAGTCATTGTGTTCCCTGGTGGGGCGGGGACTGCGGAAGAAATTCTGTATTTGCTTGGTATCTTGCTGCACCCGGACAATGCGGACATGCCGTTTCCTTTGATTTTTACCGGACCGGCCAGTGCTGCTGCTTATTTCACCCAGATTGATCGCTTCATCGCCGATACGCTGGGCGCGCCGGCGCAAGCTTTATACCAAATCATCATTGGCGATCCCGTCTTGGTTGCGCAAACCGTCGCGCAGGGGATTGCACAGGTGCGTGCCTACCGCAAAGCCGAAGGCGATGCCTATTATTTCAATTGGATGTTGAAAATAGATGCGGAGTTTCAAAAACCCTTCGAACCGACGCATCAAAATATGCGTAATCTGGCACTCCATAAAAATCAAGAGCGCCATTTGCTGGCGGCGAATTTACGCCGGGCCTTTTCTGGCATTGTGGCGGGAAATGTTAAAAATCAAGGAATCCGGGCAATTGAGCAACACGGGCATTTCGAAATAGCCGGGGATACGGCTATGATGGAGGCAATGGATAGTTTGCTGACGTCTTTTGTTGTGCAAAACCGAATGAAGTTGCCTGGCAAAGCTTACACCCCTTGCTATCGTGTCATAAAGTAA
- a CDS encoding site-specific integrase, which yields MATINKRGPYQYQAIVRCKGYPTQTRTLETIKAANDWARDVEAKMRRGEFSDRSTAESTTLGDALERYRLEVTPAKRGHVKENYRLLQLMRHPLALRPLARLQNVDFSTYRDQRLKEVAPKTVQLELSVFSAVLNTARRDWSISVANTITDIRKPKLPRGRSRRLVGDEEKRLFDTARKRESSDLSLLIVLAIETGMRCGEMVSLTWDQIDLAHHFIHLDMTKNGTARDVPLSVAAESALRSAQQHPHGRLTGFQATDGVTAAFSRLCRHADITNLRFHDLRHEAASRWAKVLPAATLAKIFGWKTLQMAMRYYNPTAAELVAAIRQKTIH from the coding sequence ATGGCAACGATCAATAAACGCGGTCCGTATCAATATCAAGCCATTGTCCGGTGCAAAGGCTATCCTACCCAAACACGCACTTTAGAAACCATCAAAGCAGCCAACGACTGGGCCAGAGATGTCGAGGCAAAAATGCGACGTGGTGAGTTTAGCGACCGTTCAACCGCAGAAAGTACGACTCTCGGCGATGCACTAGAACGCTATCGCTTGGAAGTAACGCCCGCTAAGCGCGGTCATGTCAAAGAAAATTACCGTCTTTTGCAGTTGATGCGACACCCTCTGGCTTTACGTCCACTCGCCCGCCTACAAAATGTCGACTTTTCCACTTACCGTGACCAGCGACTAAAAGAAGTCGCTCCGAAGACAGTACAACTAGAACTTTCCGTATTCTCTGCTGTACTCAATACAGCCCGTCGTGACTGGTCAATTTCGGTCGCCAATACCATCACCGATATTCGCAAACCAAAACTCCCCAGAGGCCGCTCCCGGCGTCTGGTTGGCGATGAGGAGAAGCGCCTGTTTGATACTGCTCGTAAGAGGGAATCATCTGACCTAAGTTTATTAATCGTACTTGCTATCGAAACTGGTATGCGTTGCGGAGAAATGGTGTCCTTAACTTGGGATCAAATCGACCTAGCTCACCATTTTATTCATTTGGATATGACAAAGAACGGGACTGCTCGGGATGTTCCTTTGTCGGTTGCTGCAGAATCTGCTCTGCGTAGTGCCCAGCAACATCCACATGGCCGATTGACGGGATTCCAGGCAACGGATGGCGTTACTGCGGCATTTAGTCGACTTTGCCGACATGCTGACATAACCAATTTACGTTTTCATGACCTACGCCATGAAGCAGCGTCCAGATGGGCAAAAGTATTACCCGCAGCAACATTGGCAAAAATCTTTGGCTGGAAAACCTTGCAAATGGCGATGCGCTATTACAACCCTACTGCGGCTGAGTTAGTAGCAGCTATCCGTCAAAAGACAATACATTAG
- a CDS encoding IS3 family transposase (programmed frameshift), which yields MSENKRKIFSGAQKAKVAVEAIKGEKTINQIAQEFGVHPTQVSQWKKELLENAGSLFEGKRGPKPASTQNDPDRLYAKIGQLNMELDWLKKKFRDQPVTERLQWVEPLSALSIATQCRLVSVTRSVVYDKKKRLQEEINPFDSLLLQLLDEEYTRHPFYGTRRMTHYLRDCGHTVNRKRVQRLMQQLGLAGMAPGPNTSKAHPQNKIYPYLLRGIDVTRPNMVWSTDITFIRLPRGFVYLVAIVDWYSRKVLSWRLSNTMDAGFCVDCLEEAIKWYGTPEIFNTDQGAQFTSQAFTGLLLRNGIKISMDGRGRALDNIFVERLWRSVKYEEVYLKKHESMPELVIGLANYFMFYNAERKHQSLGYQTPETVYGSGVGGGAKIVNKFGTELPDSKKLEKKSTVVM from the exons ATGAGTGAAAATAAGAGAAAAATATTTAGCGGCGCACAAAAAGCCAAGGTGGCAGTTGAGGCGATCAAAGGCGAAAAGACGATCAATCAGATCGCCCAAGAGTTCGGCGTGCATCCGACGCAGGTCAGCCAGTGGAAGAAAGAATTACTGGAAAATGCAGGCAGTCTGTTTGAAGGTAAACGCGGTCCGAAACCGGCCAGCACACAGAACGACCCAGACCGTCTCTATGCCAAAATTGGGCAACTGAATATGGAACTCGATTGGCTTAAAAAAAAGT TCAGGGATCAGCCTGTAACGGAACGATTGCAGTGGGTAGAGCCGCTCTCTGCCCTTTCAATCGCCACACAATGCCGTCTCGTTTCAGTCACGCGCTCGGTCGTGTACGACAAGAAAAAGCGCTTGCAGGAAGAGATCAATCCGTTTGATAGTTTGCTGTTGCAATTGCTTGACGAGGAATACACCAGACATCCATTTTACGGCACGCGACGCATGACGCATTACTTGCGAGACTGTGGCCATACAGTGAACCGAAAGCGCGTACAGAGGCTGATGCAGCAACTGGGATTGGCAGGTATGGCCCCAGGCCCCAACACCAGTAAAGCGCATCCGCAGAACAAGATTTACCCGTACTTACTGAGAGGTATCGACGTCACTCGACCAAATATGGTCTGGAGTACAGACATCACATTCATCAGGCTGCCGCGGGGTTTTGTGTATCTGGTGGCGATCGTTGACTGGTACAGCCGGAAGGTGCTGTCCTGGCGGTTGTCGAACACGATGGATGCGGGGTTTTGCGTGGACTGCTTGGAAGAAGCCATAAAATGGTATGGAACGCCGGAGATTTTTAATACCGATCAGGGTGCGCAGTTTACCAGCCAGGCCTTTACTGGGCTGCTGCTTAGAAACGGCATCAAAATCAGTATGGACGGTCGCGGTCGGGCGCTGGATAATATTTTTGTTGAGCGCTTATGGCGCAGTGTGAAATATGAAGAAGTGTATTTGAAAAAGCATGAAAGTATGCCGGAATTGGTGATCGGCTTGGCGAACTATTTTATGTTCTACAACGCTGAGCGTAAACATCAATCATTGGGTTATCAAACGCCGGAAACCGTGTATGGCTCAGGCGTGGGCGGCGGTGCCAAGATCGTAAACAAATTTGGTACTGAACTGCCTGATTCAAAAAAGCTAGAAAAGAAAAGCACGGTAGTGATGTAG
- a CDS encoding peptidase domain-containing ABC transporter, with product MKSLLQTESSECGLACLAMVASHYGYHTDLADLRRQFSISLKGATLAQLMRHASAMQLSARPLRLELEELDQLALPCILHWNLNHFVVLKKITKNWQGKVTLILLDPAVGERRVALQEASAHFTGVACELSPSASFKPKDERKKIAIRDLTGHIVGLRRAIVQVMVLALALEIFAITSPLFNQFVVDEVIVSGDRELLTVLVIGFALLMVTQTAISLARSWFLMRWSMDISFQWSSRVFAHLTHLPVSFFEKRHLGDVVSRFGSIGAIQSTLTSLFVESALDGLMALLALGMMLLYSVKLSALVIVTVLVYAVLRWVFYQPFREASQERLVLSSKESSHFLETIRAISPLKLFGREEERRARWLNLKMDVQNRDIKTQKMSILFKISNTTLFGIQSLALFYIGAGQVMQNVLTVGMLMAFSSYASTFSGRFFNVIDLVVNLKMLGLHSERLADIVLEEAEIDTVQETDMSRIQPTITLKNLKFRYAEGEPWVLDGINLTIPAGQSIALVGPSGCGKTTLCKIILGLLKPTEGEVLIDNIPTKQLGINAYRKLIGTVMQDDVLMAGSIQDNISFFDAHTKQEQVEHCARQAAIHEDIAAMPMGYQTLVGDMGSSLSGGQKQRVLLARALYKQPKILALDEATSHLDVQNEQKVNQALGTLNLTRIMVAHRPETIASAERVVSLQNGKAVEIRATSIDRAELKPDQFESLAELQMLVA from the coding sequence ATGAAATCTCTCCTCCAAACAGAATCGAGCGAATGCGGTTTAGCTTGCTTAGCCATGGTCGCAAGCCATTACGGCTACCACACTGATCTCGCGGATTTACGTCGTCAATTCTCGATCAGTCTTAAAGGAGCGACGTTAGCTCAATTAATGCGCCATGCGTCGGCAATGCAATTGTCCGCACGACCATTGCGCTTGGAATTGGAAGAGTTAGATCAGTTAGCTTTGCCATGTATTTTGCATTGGAACTTAAATCACTTTGTGGTCTTAAAAAAGATTACTAAAAATTGGCAAGGCAAAGTGACTTTGATTTTGCTTGACCCCGCAGTAGGTGAGCGTCGTGTTGCTTTGCAAGAGGCGTCGGCACACTTTACTGGTGTTGCTTGTGAATTGTCTCCAAGTGCGAGCTTTAAGCCCAAAGACGAGCGTAAAAAGATTGCTATCCGAGATTTAACCGGACACATCGTTGGCCTGCGTCGCGCCATTGTGCAAGTCATGGTACTAGCGTTGGCGTTAGAAATCTTTGCGATTACCTCCCCGTTGTTTAATCAATTTGTGGTGGATGAAGTCATTGTCAGTGGCGACCGCGAGTTACTGACGGTGCTGGTCATCGGCTTTGCTTTATTGATGGTAACTCAAACCGCGATCAGTCTGGCGCGTAGTTGGTTCTTGATGCGCTGGAGTATGGATATCAGTTTTCAATGGAGTTCTCGCGTATTTGCACATCTGACGCATTTACCGGTCTCTTTTTTTGAGAAGCGTCATCTGGGTGACGTGGTCTCTCGCTTTGGCAGTATTGGGGCGATCCAGAGTACGTTGACGAGTTTGTTTGTGGAGAGTGCCTTAGACGGTCTGATGGCCTTGCTGGCACTCGGCATGATGTTGTTATATAGCGTGAAGTTATCTGCCTTGGTAATTGTCACTGTCTTGGTGTATGCCGTATTACGCTGGGTGTTTTATCAACCATTTCGCGAGGCTTCGCAAGAACGTTTGGTCTTGTCCTCCAAAGAGAGTAGCCATTTTTTAGAAACTATCCGTGCGATCTCGCCGCTGAAATTATTTGGACGGGAAGAAGAGCGTCGTGCCCGCTGGCTTAATCTTAAAATGGATGTACAAAACCGCGATATCAAGACGCAGAAGATGTCGATCTTGTTTAAGATTTCTAATACCACCTTATTTGGTATTCAAAGTCTGGCTTTGTTTTATATCGGCGCTGGACAGGTCATGCAGAACGTCTTGACGGTTGGGATGCTAATGGCTTTTTCTAGTTACGCCAGCACCTTCTCAGGTCGTTTCTTTAACGTCATTGACTTGGTAGTCAACCTAAAAATGCTAGGACTGCATAGCGAGCGCTTAGCCGATATCGTCTTGGAAGAAGCTGAAATCGATACCGTACAAGAAACCGATATGTCTCGCATACAGCCAACGATTACACTTAAAAACCTGAAATTTCGTTATGCCGAGGGGGAGCCTTGGGTGTTAGACGGGATTAATCTGACCATTCCTGCAGGACAAAGCATTGCTCTGGTTGGCCCTAGCGGTTGTGGCAAAACGACTTTATGCAAAATCATTCTAGGTTTGCTTAAACCCACTGAGGGTGAAGTCTTGATTGATAATATTCCGACTAAGCAATTAGGTATAAATGCCTATCGCAAGCTAATTGGTACTGTGATGCAAGATGATGTATTGATGGCCGGCTCGATTCAGGACAACATCAGTTTTTTTGATGCACATACCAAGCAAGAACAGGTCGAGCACTGTGCTAGACAGGCGGCAATTCATGAGGATATTGCGGCCATGCCGATGGGTTATCAGACCTTGGTTGGGGACATGGGTAGTAGTTTGTCAGGAGGGCAAAAGCAGCGAGTCTTGCTAGCGCGTGCCTTGTACAAACAACCCAAGATTCTGGCATTAGATGAAGCCACGAGCCATCTGGATGTGCAGAATGAGCAAAAGGTCAATCAGGCATTGGGTACGCTGAACTTGACTCGCATTATGGTTGCACATCGACCAGAGACAATTGCCAGTGCGGAGCGCGTGGTGTCATTACAGAACGGGAAAGCGGTAGAAATACGTGCTACGTCAATCGACCGCGCTGAACTTAAGCCTGATCAATTTGAGTCGCTGGCAGAACTACAGATGTTGGTTGCCTGA
- a CDS encoding nucleotidyltransferase domain-containing protein, whose product MNYKNLLTEFIVNVISNRYSDFSFIYFFGSQINGVARKDSDIDLIIVFTKKTTPFHESFSEGGKIFDVFVFDAETLNYNIQICPKIGQYSTIEIICGSTVLPQATFESEHLKSCARYIENSAQWEVPDLDSVRYFLTSLIIDLEFCIDKREINFLAAELYKTLVEIILLKRGKGGYVRKHTARALKKFNPLMDEKLNNSLEKAISNADTADLVVLAKAVLAELGGELKDGFKKQMRESGRLPLVNPNKVIR is encoded by the coding sequence ATGAATTATAAAAATTTATTAACTGAGTTTATTGTCAACGTAATTTCAAATCGGTATTCAGATTTCTCGTTCATTTATTTTTTTGGATCACAGATAAATGGCGTTGCTCGAAAGGACTCAGATATAGATCTAATTATAGTTTTTACAAAAAAAACGACACCATTCCATGAGTCGTTTTCAGAGGGTGGGAAAATATTTGATGTCTTTGTATTTGATGCTGAAACATTAAACTACAATATTCAGATTTGTCCTAAAATTGGGCAATATTCAACAATAGAAATTATTTGTGGTAGTACTGTTTTGCCACAAGCAACATTTGAATCAGAACATTTGAAATCATGCGCTAGGTATATCGAGAATTCGGCGCAATGGGAAGTTCCTGATTTAGATTCAGTTAGGTATTTTTTAACGTCATTGATTATCGATCTAGAATTTTGTATTGACAAAAGAGAAATTAATTTCCTTGCCGCGGAGCTATATAAGACGTTAGTCGAAATAATTTTGTTAAAGAGGGGGAAAGGAGGATACGTTCGCAAACATACGGCACGAGCACTTAAAAAATTCAATCCACTAATGGATGAAAAACTAAATAATTCTCTTGAAAAAGCTATTTCGAATGCTGACACAGCAGATCTAGTCGTGTTAGCTAAAGCTGTTCTTGCCGAACTAGGTGGGGAATTGAAAGATGGTTTTAAAAAACAAATGAGAGAAAGTGGGAGGCTTCCGCTTGTTAATCCAAACAAAGTAATCCGATGA
- a CDS encoding HlyD family secretion protein, whose product MINQNKTSQLPLFRPEVTASHNQQWLGAIRLAQPISAWLIAGVALIVTMILIAFITLGNITKKARVTGITLPIGGSISISAPNGGLLVNSHVIEGQTVSVGQILFELSTERQGDKGEITALVAQQLATRRQTLEAEQRLRTAQAIEKKQALVQRLNNLTTEASQLEQEIVLTQRRHSLAQDSVTKFQTLQNNGYVSAAQTQQKQEDMIDVDTHLSTLRRNKLQLEANQLAMQAELNAQANSLATDQAQLQRAVASLQQEIAENNNRKTNLITASQAGTITTLTSQIGQTINAGQVLATLIPSSSKLAKTTDTLDTTKTTDAAQLEVHLYAPSRTAGFVANGQQVLIRYQAYPYQKFGLQKGTVTDISDTPFAPNELPPNLASTILSNAQQNIQGFNSNEALYRIKVRLEKQTIDAYGQVQNLKSGMTLEADILQDKRKIWEWIAEPVLAVTNAG is encoded by the coding sequence ATGATTAATCAAAATAAAACTAGTCAACTGCCTTTGTTCCGTCCGGAAGTGACAGCAAGTCACAATCAACAATGGCTAGGCGCTATCCGCTTGGCACAACCGATTTCGGCTTGGCTGATTGCTGGTGTTGCTTTGATCGTCACGATGATTCTCATCGCCTTTATCACATTGGGTAACATCACCAAAAAAGCCCGCGTCACAGGCATCACCCTGCCGATTGGCGGTAGTATCAGCATCAGCGCGCCCAATGGAGGATTGCTAGTCAACAGCCACGTTATAGAAGGCCAAACTGTTAGCGTAGGCCAAATCCTGTTCGAGCTTTCTACTGAACGTCAAGGTGACAAAGGCGAAATTACCGCTCTAGTCGCCCAACAACTCGCCACCCGTCGGCAGACATTGGAAGCGGAACAAAGACTGCGCACAGCCCAAGCGATAGAAAAGAAACAGGCTTTAGTTCAAAGGTTGAATAACCTTACGACCGAAGCCAGTCAACTAGAACAAGAAATTGTCCTCACCCAACGTCGCCATAGCCTGGCCCAAGACAGTGTCACTAAATTCCAAACGCTGCAAAATAATGGCTATGTATCGGCGGCTCAGACCCAGCAAAAACAAGAAGACATGATTGATGTCGATACTCATTTGTCAACCCTACGTCGCAATAAGTTGCAGCTAGAGGCTAATCAACTTGCTATGCAAGCAGAGCTGAATGCTCAGGCTAATAGCTTAGCAACTGACCAGGCACAACTACAAAGAGCGGTCGCTAGCCTGCAACAAGAAATCGCAGAAAATAACAATCGTAAAACGAATCTGATCACCGCCAGCCAAGCAGGCACCATCACCACACTGACCAGTCAAATAGGCCAAACCATTAACGCAGGACAGGTATTGGCAACATTAATACCCTCATCCTCCAAGTTAGCGAAGACAACAGACACACTAGACACAACAAAGACGACTGATGCAGCGCAGCTAGAGGTCCATCTATACGCACCCAGCCGCACCGCAGGTTTCGTCGCCAATGGACAGCAAGTCCTGATCCGCTATCAAGCCTACCCTTACCAAAAATTTGGACTGCAAAAAGGCACCGTTACCGACATTAGCGACACTCCATTCGCACCAAATGAATTACCCCCTAATTTAGCCAGTACGATTTTGAGTAACGCCCAGCAGAATATTCAAGGCTTCAACAGTAATGAAGCCTTGTACAGAATCAAAGTCAGACTAGAAAAACAAACAATAGATGCCTACGGACAAGTGCAAAATCTAAAGTCAGGTATGACCCTAGAGGCAGACATATTGCAGGACAAACGCAAGATTTGGGAGTGGATTGCAGAGCCAGTATTGGCAGTGACAAATGCTGGCTAA